The Bernardetia litoralis DSM 6794 genome includes a window with the following:
- a CDS encoding YdcF family protein — MFFFLSKTLFYFLMPITWITLFLLIAVFIKKWRFNSLKIGVLSFLLFTNPFLANEMYLLWEIPPTPIKEVKKYELGIVLTGMSNAGKEPKDRIYASQGIDRLLQAVRLYKEGKIKKILIAGMSEEIDWITGEEKLPQRTYKYKDMLKDMCVKEEDILIETKSKNTYENAQLSAKFLQENNLNYNSINQNQILVITSAFHLRRSLGCFKEAGLEIDGFSTDFIATERKNTLTILSLIPTEDAMAKWGRIIHEIVGYVVYDITGKL, encoded by the coding sequence ATGTTTTTCTTTCTATCCAAAACTCTATTTTATTTTTTGATGCCCATTACTTGGATTACTCTTTTTTTATTAATTGCTGTTTTTATCAAAAAATGGCGTTTCAATTCGCTCAAAATAGGTGTTCTTTCATTCTTACTTTTCACAAATCCTTTTTTGGCTAATGAAATGTATTTACTTTGGGAAATACCACCCACTCCAATAAAAGAAGTAAAAAAATATGAATTAGGAATTGTTCTGACAGGAATGAGTAATGCTGGTAAAGAACCAAAAGACCGAATTTATGCCTCACAAGGAATTGATAGACTTTTACAAGCTGTTCGATTATACAAAGAAGGAAAAATTAAAAAAATACTGATTGCTGGAATGTCTGAAGAAATAGATTGGATAACAGGAGAAGAAAAACTCCCACAACGAACTTATAAATACAAAGACATGCTCAAAGATATGTGTGTCAAAGAAGAAGATATTTTGATAGAAACCAAATCAAAAAACACGTATGAAAATGCACAACTTTCAGCAAAATTTTTACAAGAAAATAACCTAAATTATAATTCAATTAATCAAAATCAGATTTTAGTTATTACGTCGGCTTTTCACTTGAGGCGTTCTTTGGGTTGTTTTAAGGAAGCAGGATTAGAAATTGATGGATTTTCTACTGATTTTATAGCTACTGAACGAAAAAACACACTCACTATTTTGAGTTTGATTCCGACCGAAGATGCAATGGCAAAATGGGGAAGAATTATTCACGAAATTGTGGGCTATGTAGTTTATGATATAACAGGAAAATTATAA
- a CDS encoding CHAT domain-containing protein, producing the protein MLKNNLLLFIFFLFYFFQATFGFAQENGDEKQLQRKLEISERYFEDGDYKKALSETEKLYKKAQKKGNADLSTKIEKYLIKYYEATGEVSKFHSMVKTFLNHHKKQGEDSKGYGLALLQAAKYYTEYSFTQQGETYLREAKKILGEKPAENYIFSDLYYTQIRIDFQRGNFLNLLDYQIQDLLNVQKSLIGKETQFFSDVSKTTEIRNLSDREEVRKKTDYAQILSLRADAARLAGRYTEASTYLEEADNFIKTELSTRQLAYIRNQYVRIQLMIDNGEQREEIRKLLEKTLYRAEKTVGTVHKDYFKLHTLLIDYYINSGFVLQEDEENKGFSLKPKFLQNIAYSKQGTRQRWELERNSAKYYGTGHLQYSVALQADAMWNYENQRYGQSLRTLTDIYKNTSLVPEDHQRRLAIIEDIYYVRLADDDYEEAGKLMEEWVASHVRIHGKNTLGYHLANLKLAKFYFNYTEKFKEAGELYNLHMQALTKFIEPQSLIYINSLNDWIDYYMANDQFKKANEKSKEALDLIQRRYGDAHPRYATQLEIAARLNMQQSNYKEVDAQVSEMLQIYEKQYNPSLAFEHAQALETAAHYYMIMGLYDRAEDLLNQAKRRFNRSSQSIANSSTAEELAFLYIETADFSAAEQLLHETIIEKEKRYGTESRFLINTYNQSANLEFANGKYVEAEQFANKALAIAQNVFSQKSIRTVESLSMLADYNLAIGDYEKAQAFAQKALNIKTEVLGNDHLDRASTLIQLAKINFYSTADWETVTKKLDEADKMLIDNLGENTPVYAGFLKTSAELYVAHKDIKSASAKLGKALTILEKIPSVSLVSLAEINVLLGDLQIQQDEPDRAKKFYEDAQKKYSKVFSDVHPKYVEVLGRIARMYYVKKNYKKAEKYLSEVLGKHKEYINTTFSVLSEREKAKNWEQIRPDFEFFTHLVIQLQPKKKKLLRDLYDNILLTKGILLGQSQKLRNEIYKRNPDDTLRINFEKWQLKKVQLNSALALSLEQLKQENIDVRTLQKEIEDLSKILSRQSSDFAAATDQKGVSWKDIQKNLKSKEYAIEIIRYREFDKEFTDSVKYIALVLPSSGNIELAQMGDGNQMEDGDLQYYRNNVEFSLEDYDSYTTYWKPIADKVDKNAGKIYLSCDGVYNQLNVETFRMSENDFVIDNYFIVQLTSTRQVAEKEVNNIFPNDFVLFGNPLFYVDDYQGTQSFPTLLGAEREVEIISTQLQGINKNVTTYLKEEADENQMKNLNNQNNTVFHIATHGVFKEDISEVERQRSAALGTYNDPLMRSGLLFKAGGDMVQNRSIYEYNRNSGILTASEVATMNINSPLVIMSACETGRGESKVGEGVYGLQSAFLLAGADALLMSLFKVDDNATQELMKIFYQKWYETGDKRASIREAKRELRQNPKYADPIYWGAFVMVGR; encoded by the coding sequence ATGTTAAAAAATAATCTACTGCTATTTATATTTTTTCTGTTCTATTTTTTTCAAGCTACTTTTGGTTTTGCACAAGAAAATGGAGATGAAAAACAGTTACAAAGAAAATTGGAAATCTCTGAGCGTTATTTTGAAGATGGAGATTATAAAAAAGCTCTATCTGAAACCGAAAAACTCTACAAAAAAGCACAAAAAAAAGGTAATGCTGATTTATCTACAAAAATAGAAAAATATTTAATCAAGTATTACGAAGCGACAGGTGAAGTTTCAAAGTTTCACTCTATGGTAAAAACTTTTCTAAATCACCATAAAAAACAAGGCGAAGATAGTAAAGGATATGGGTTAGCACTCTTACAAGCTGCAAAATATTATACTGAATATTCATTTACACAACAAGGTGAAACTTATTTGAGAGAAGCTAAGAAAATATTAGGTGAAAAGCCAGCTGAAAATTATATCTTTTCAGACTTATATTATACTCAAATACGTATTGATTTTCAGAGAGGAAATTTCTTAAATCTATTAGATTATCAAATTCAAGATTTATTAAATGTTCAGAAATCACTTATCGGAAAAGAAACACAGTTTTTTAGTGATGTATCCAAAACAACAGAAATACGTAATTTATCAGATAGAGAAGAAGTAAGGAAAAAAACAGATTATGCTCAAATACTTTCCTTACGAGCAGATGCTGCACGATTGGCAGGTAGATATACAGAAGCAAGTACCTATTTAGAAGAAGCCGATAATTTTATAAAAACAGAGTTATCTACTCGTCAGCTTGCCTACATTCGTAATCAATACGTCAGAATTCAGCTCATGATTGATAATGGAGAACAGCGAGAGGAAATAAGAAAGTTATTAGAAAAGACACTTTATCGTGCTGAAAAAACAGTAGGAACAGTTCATAAAGATTATTTTAAATTGCATACTTTATTAATTGATTATTATATAAATAGTGGATTTGTACTACAAGAAGATGAAGAAAATAAAGGGTTTTCTTTGAAGCCAAAGTTTTTACAAAATATTGCTTATTCCAAGCAAGGTACTCGTCAGCGTTGGGAATTAGAACGTAACTCTGCCAAATATTATGGAACTGGGCATTTGCAATATTCTGTTGCGCTTCAAGCAGATGCGATGTGGAATTATGAAAATCAGCGTTATGGACAATCTCTCAGAACACTGACTGATATATATAAAAACACATCTTTAGTTCCAGAAGACCACCAAAGACGTTTGGCTATCATAGAAGATATTTATTATGTACGTTTGGCTGATGATGATTATGAAGAAGCAGGAAAATTAATGGAAGAATGGGTGGCTTCTCATGTGCGCATTCACGGAAAAAACACACTTGGTTATCATTTGGCAAACCTAAAACTAGCTAAATTTTATTTTAATTATACTGAAAAATTTAAAGAAGCAGGGGAGCTTTACAACCTTCACATGCAAGCCTTGACAAAATTTATTGAGCCTCAAAGTCTTATTTATATCAATTCATTAAATGATTGGATTGATTATTATATGGCAAATGATCAGTTTAAGAAAGCAAATGAAAAATCAAAGGAAGCATTAGATTTAATTCAGAGAAGATATGGAGATGCACATCCTCGTTATGCTACTCAACTTGAAATTGCTGCACGCTTAAATATGCAACAGAGTAATTATAAAGAAGTTGATGCACAAGTGAGTGAAATGTTACAAATTTATGAAAAACAATACAATCCTTCTTTAGCTTTCGAACATGCACAAGCATTAGAAACGGCAGCGCATTATTATATGATAATGGGACTTTATGACCGAGCAGAAGATTTATTAAATCAAGCCAAAAGAAGATTCAATCGTTCTAGTCAATCTATTGCCAACTCTAGTACAGCAGAAGAATTAGCATTTTTATATATAGAAACAGCCGATTTTAGTGCAGCAGAACAGCTTTTACACGAAACAATTATAGAAAAAGAAAAAAGATATGGAACAGAAAGTCGTTTTCTAATAAATACTTATAATCAGAGTGCAAACTTAGAATTTGCAAATGGAAAATATGTAGAAGCAGAACAGTTTGCTAATAAAGCATTAGCGATTGCTCAGAATGTATTCAGTCAAAAGTCTATTCGTACTGTGGAGAGTTTGAGTATGTTGGCAGATTATAATTTAGCTATTGGAGATTATGAAAAGGCACAAGCGTTTGCTCAGAAAGCACTTAATATCAAAACTGAAGTATTAGGAAATGACCATCTGGACAGAGCAAGTACACTTATTCAGCTTGCCAAAATTAATTTTTATTCTACGGCTGATTGGGAAACAGTAACAAAAAAACTAGATGAAGCTGATAAAATGCTCATTGATAATCTAGGAGAAAATACACCTGTTTATGCAGGATTTTTAAAAACCTCAGCAGAGCTTTATGTTGCTCACAAAGACATTAAAAGTGCATCTGCTAAATTAGGAAAGGCTTTAACTATTTTAGAAAAAATTCCTTCAGTTTCATTAGTAAGTTTGGCTGAAATAAATGTTCTTTTAGGAGACTTACAGATTCAGCAAGATGAGCCTGATAGAGCAAAGAAATTTTATGAAGATGCTCAGAAAAAATATTCAAAAGTTTTTAGTGATGTTCATCCAAAATATGTAGAAGTTTTGGGGCGAATTGCTCGTATGTATTATGTAAAAAAGAATTATAAAAAAGCTGAGAAATATTTGAGTGAAGTATTAGGCAAACATAAGGAATATATAAACACCACATTCTCGGTTCTTAGTGAAAGAGAAAAAGCCAAGAACTGGGAACAAATTCGTCCAGATTTTGAGTTTTTTACACATCTTGTTATTCAATTACAACCTAAAAAGAAAAAATTATTACGGGATTTGTATGATAATATTTTGCTTACAAAAGGTATTTTATTAGGGCAATCTCAAAAGCTGCGTAATGAAATTTATAAAAGAAATCCTGATGACACATTACGTATTAATTTTGAAAAATGGCAATTGAAAAAGGTTCAACTCAATTCAGCTTTGGCTTTAAGTCTCGAACAACTAAAGCAAGAAAATATAGATGTACGTACTTTGCAAAAAGAAATTGAAGATTTATCAAAAATACTCTCTCGTCAGTCTTCTGATTTTGCAGCAGCTACTGACCAAAAAGGAGTAAGTTGGAAAGACATACAGAAAAATCTAAAAAGTAAAGAATATGCTATTGAGATTATTCGTTATCGTGAATTTGATAAAGAATTTACAGATAGTGTCAAGTATATTGCTTTGGTTTTGCCTTCTTCTGGAAATATTGAACTAGCTCAAATGGGAGATGGAAATCAAATGGAAGATGGAGATTTGCAATATTATAGAAATAATGTAGAGTTTTCTTTGGAAGATTATGATTCTTATACTACATATTGGAAACCTATTGCTGATAAAGTAGATAAAAATGCAGGTAAAATTTATCTTTCTTGTGATGGGGTTTATAATCAGCTTAATGTCGAAACATTTAGAATGAGTGAAAATGATTTTGTAATAGATAATTATTTTATTGTTCAACTGACAAGTACTCGTCAAGTTGCAGAAAAAGAAGTAAATAATATATTTCCTAATGATTTTGTACTTTTTGGAAATCCTCTTTTTTATGTAGATGATTATCAAGGAACACAAAGTTTTCCTACGCTTTTGGGGGCAGAGCGTGAAGTAGAGATTATTTCTACTCAACTACAAGGCATAAATAAAAATGTAACTACTTATTTGAAAGAGGAAGCAGATGAAAATCAAATGAAAAATTTGAATAATCAAAATAATACTGTTTTTCATATTGCTACTCATGGAGTTTTTAAAGAAGATATTTCGGAGGTAGAACGTCAGCGTTCGGCTGCTCTAGGAACTTATAATGACCCATTAATGCGTTCAGGTTTGCTTTTTAAAGCAGGTGGAGATATGGTTCAGAACAGAAGTATTTATGAATATAATAGAAATTCAGGAATTCTAACAGCTTCTGAAGTAGCTACTATGAATATTAATTCTCCTCTTGTGATTATGAGTGCCTGTGAAACAGGACGTGGAGAAAGTAAGGTAGGGGAAGGCGTTTATGGTTTGCAAAGTGCTTTTTTACTTGCTGGAGCTGATGCTCTTTTGATGTCTTTGTTTAAGGTAGATGACAATGCAACTCAAGAACTAATGAAAATTTTTTATCAAAAATGGTATGAAACAGGAGATAAAAGAGCTTCTATTAGAGAAGCAAAACGAGAGCTTCGCCAAAATCCAAAGTATGCAGACCCTATTTATTGGGGGGCATTTGTAATGGTTGGTAGATAA